From Tiliqua scincoides isolate rTilSci1 chromosome 2, rTilSci1.hap2, whole genome shotgun sequence, the proteins below share one genomic window:
- the NRM gene encoding nurim, producing MAVLPLLLLVPALGSFLFTFGTGVELIRFVSLRALFLQLPTGAEAPQPRAVTKSPEWGAALRDPKILHPLTVDVGLVILFILQHSLMATERLKRWTSSCFGVLQRSFYVFCSAFALQLLMRYWQPVQDGPVLWNTSTEPWVTWVPLICFILHFIAWLVIFSIILIFDYAELMGVKQVYYHCLGMGDPLAVKSSRAIRLYSHLRHPVYLEFLLILWAVPCLSLDRLLLALLFTAYLTFAHSLDQQDYLYLRAQLDKKFQVFSREEAAHGDLLAQNGPSAHKEN from the exons ATGGCGGTGCTGCCGCTTCTGTTGTTGGTGCCAGCCCTGGGCAGCTTCCTTTTCACCTTCGGCACCGGAGTGGAGCTGATCCGCTTCGTCTCCCTCCGGGCTCTGTTCCTGCAGCTGCCTACGGGGGCGGAGGCCCCCCAACCCAGAGCCG TTACAAAGAGTCCTGAATGGGGAGCTGCCTTGAGGGACCCCAAGATTCTGCACCCGCTAACGGTGGACGTGGGTCTTGTCATCCTCTTCATCCTGCAGCACAGCCTTATGGCCACCGAACGGCTCAAACGCTGGACCAGCAGCTGCTTTGGGGTCCTGCAGAGATCTTTCTATGTCTTTTGCTCAGCCTTTGCCCTCCAG TTGCTGATGAGATACTGGCAGCCAGTACAGGATGGTCCCGTGCTCTGGAACACTAGCACTGAGCCCTGGGTCACTTGGGTTCCGCTCATCTGCTTTATCCTCCACTTCATTGCCTGGCTGGTCATCTTTAGCATCATCCTCATCTTTGACTATGCAGAGCTGATGGGGGTCAAACAG GTTTATTACCACTGCCTGGGCAtgggagacccattggcagtgaAGTCCTCGCGTGCCATTCGCCTCTATTCCCACCTCCGCCACCCGGTCTACCTGGAGTTTCTCCTCATCCTCTGGGCTGTTCCCTGCCTATCCCTTGACCGCCTGCTACTTGCCCTGCTCTTCACGGCTTACCTTACCTTCGCCCACAGCCTTGACCAACAAGACTATCTCTATCTCCGAGCCCAGCTGGACAAGAAGTTCCAGGTTTTCTCCCGGGAGGAGGCAGCCCATGgtgacctgttggctcagaatggCCCCTCAGCGCACAAGGAGAACTGA